The Lathyrus oleraceus cultivar Zhongwan6 chromosome 5, CAAS_Psat_ZW6_1.0, whole genome shotgun sequence genome includes the window TGACTATTAGTAGTAGGAAATTTAAAACATTGAGATACCTCAACGGTTAGTTCAACTTCTCTCTCTAGGATGAGCCCAACTCTACTTCCTCAGTTGTTAGATGACCCATATGTGAATACTACACAAACATATGTCGGCTTTGGTGGAGCCTAGAGATGATCTCTACTATGAAATTTGTAAGCAATTGTGAAGTTTCATGTCTCTGATATATTAAGGGGGGAAACTAtgtgtggttttgtttcttgTGTCTTAAGCTTTATTATGGTTTTAGTCGCATATCTTTGAGTCTCATCTTTAATTGCACATATTCATGGATTAAGTTTAAAATCTATATACGTTTAGAATGCATAATTCAAAACAATTTTTGTTTGAATATGAACATTATGTTTTAAGTAAATTAGTCGAGTTTTTGGAACAAGAACCATATATGATGATGGTTCAAGTCATGTCACAAGTAAAAACTCAAAATACCTTTAAGAACTTGATTTTAGgtgtgtgattcgaatcacacatCCTATGAGTCAAATCAAATAAAAACATAGGGAAAAATAAGAGTTTTTGTAAGTATGTGAGTAAAATCACAACttacacatgattcgaatcatgaaTTTCTGTGACTTGAATCATAACTTCTACCTGAGTTGAATCATAGAGTTCATGTCAGCTAGTGTTTTGTTTTAGTCGAATCATGGCTTCTTCATGATTTAAAATTTGCTTGATTTGAATCACAGGTTACTCTTGACTCGAATCACAACAAAATGAGTTTCTCATTTAGTGTCGATCTTGTTCCACATTACTTGCCTCTTGACTCAAATCACCCAAGTGTTCATGACTCGAATCAAACATGATTTTTCACTAATTTTTATGCTTCATCTCCAACATCTATAAATCATTTTTCTCTCTCAAAATCATTCAGAATGTTTGAAAACGTACACTTCCATTGATGATTTAAAGACTCACAAACCACTTGTTCTTTCATTTTCAAAAGAGTTTTAAATCTTGAATACTTGCAAACTATTTCTTTCATCTTCTATCTCATTATTTTTCCATTATTGGATAGATTCAAATATTTTCTTTGAAGGTTGGGATTTATTAAGGAGATTCGTTTTAAATTTAACGTTTTTTTTAAGATTTGGTTAAGATTTCATAGGCTTGCAAGAGTATGTGGTGTTATGAATTGGTTCTCACTATTCCAATAAAAAATGAGATTCTTTTCTCCAAATTGACTTTAATAGTATTATGTGGAAATATACGGGATGAGAATCATACTTGTTTTTTTTCAAATTGTGATAATATGTAATACAAAACATTAGGCCTCCCTTACTTTGAGTTTGGGACCAACTTATAAGGGTATTTAATACTTAATTTTATCTTATAAAATGATAATTTTATTGTTACATTAAAGGTTGTAAAAACCGAATTTACTTTGCAGAAAATATTTACTGAATTAAATCATAATATACTTACTTTGCAGAAAATGATATTGTATTAGTAAAAGTATATCATTGCTACTCCATTGGAATCCAATTTGTTGTTAAAATCCAATAAAATTCATTATTGTGATGGTCTAGAATTGGAGTGATCTCTTAATGATAATTGAAATCAGATTTTAATAAGAAATCTTTGATCATAATGTTGTCAACCCTCCAGCTCAACTCAGAATTTGGCTCATTTAAAAAGAAAATCTTGTCAAAATAAATAAAGGCTTCCACCTCAACTCTGAATTTGGCTCATTTAAAATGAGACAAAACTTAAGAGTTATTTCAACAGAATGTAACTGCAACTATCAAAATGAAAGAAAGCTAACTCTGTATACCAAATGTAACTGAAACCACCAACAGCAATATCAAAATGAAAGAAAGCTAACTGTATATACCATTACACTCAATAACCGAAAATTTGTGATGGCAATTATGTCTATGGTTTCTATAGAGAACTATAAATTTTTTGAAATCAACTACCAAAACTTATCATACAATTAACTAGGGGTGTTTAATACATGAATTCAATAACTAGCTAACCATGATTGTCTACAATTTTAAGACCCCAATTCATATCCTCACAATGTCTTACATGTGGAACAACTGCACCTGTATCAGCTCCTCTCTTAGCCTTGCAATCATATAAAGGAGGAGCATGAAAACACGGCTCCATCGACATTGCACGTCGACAAGGGGGATCATGAGCTGTTTCATTCTCAGGTTTGTATAGTATCCAAGGTTTCAAACCTCCAAGCCCCTGTGCCACGTAGCCGAAAGTAGACCAGGAGCTAGTCACCAACACATCGGTTAAACTCAATAAATACATTTCCGCCCAAGCTTTTTGGTTGTGTATTTGCTTCTCGGTTTGCTGATATCCCTCATGGCTTGGTTGGTATACACCGATAACTTCTCCTGTCAGAGTTGGATATTCCCAATACATGTCTCTTATTTTTTCGAAATAGCCGGAGCTTAAGGATGTCATTAGTACTGCTTTCGACTTTGATCTTCCGAATGAACCAGTAATACCATGCTTCTTGTCAACATCAGGCAAGAGATTTTCCTTCAAAGTACAAGCAAGGATTTGATCCAATACATATTGAAATGGACCGGGTCTAGTGTCGAACACCCTAATCTGGATGCCGACTCTTTCATCAACATTAGCTAAATAAGCTTCATAGTATCTAGTAACAAAACCCCAAACTTTGTTTGTAGGGTGGAACAAATACCTGCCTAAGAAATGGAAGACTTTCTCCTTGTTTGGAAAGAGATTACTGAGCTCCTGATCGAAAGACGACATCAAGAATAGCGATGGAATAAAGTAAGTATCCGTTTTCATCAATAACCAAGGTACTTTCTGCAGAAAATTTTGTTCTTCATCGCAGAAGAATAGCTTATCCTCATCATCGTAATCATGTACCAAATGAAGGTAGACAGAAGAAGGCACTTTCGAATTTGTGACtgatttatttttcagcatttttCCATGACATTGATCAGACTTCTGATTGAAACCGTGAAACTGACTGTTGAGAGGGAAATCGGGAGGGAGAAACCATGAAACATCTGGAATTGGTTCGCAGAAGAGATCAGCCATATCAACTCCATGATCAACCAAAAGAACACGGTTTGTGAGGAGAGCATAAAGAAATGCAGAAGCCAAGGTCAATATCCGGTTCCCTAAACCACTAAATGAAATCCAAACCACGTATTTACAATCCGAGGACTCGCTTAACTGACCTGAACTGAGATCTTTCACCGTTTTATTGTAGGATTCAGTATAAGGTCCGCATTTTTTGTGGAGAGCTTCATATTTTCTTAATCTGGAGATGAGGTAAGAGGAGGGATTTCCTGATAGTCCTTTAACTGAATGATACCTGCTGAGACATGACCCATCGTCAAAGCCAGCTGCTAGAAGTCCACCTAGTAGTTTATCTTTTATAAACTTAACAGAATCAGAGGGATCACTGTTCAAACCTAagaaccaaagaatgtgaaatTCGTTCATTATTAGACCAAAAAATATACAAAATTAAGAAAATCAGTTCATTCATAAACAGAAAGtaaaaataaaaagcaaaatGTAAAGAGCTTACTAATGTTTATTTGGACTTTCTATGAAAAACACTTGAGTAAGAGTTTGGAGGAGCTTTAAAGAAAAGCTTATTACAGATCAAGCTACTTTTTCAGCTTATTTCAACAAGTTTTTTTTAGGATATCTTATGAAAACAACTTACAACTTATATGAAAATTGTTAAATCACATTCCTACTTTGACTATAAAATAGCTTATATACAAGCTATTATATAACAGAGCACTAACTATTTACCCAAACGTACCAAAAATGCAAGCAAGGATGAGAACCAAATGCCAAAATTGAAAACTTCATGGAAAACCTAAGCTAGCCATTTGTTCTCTAAGTTTTCGCTTTTATATCTTGTTGTTATAATCAATAGAATACCTAATGTCCAGTCTTGTCTGTAATGTCCGTTAGTTTATGCAATGCAAATATATTATGTGAAGAAAACTAAGAGAAAACCAAAAAATGCATAAAATAGAAAGGGAAGCAATAAGAACATGTGAACTAGTAACCAAAAACTAACAACCTAATTTAGTACTCAACAATTCAGGTATCCAAAAAGCCATTCTACACAGACATATATGTACTCCATCTCTTTTGTCTATTTTCTAAGAAAAAAATTGTTATTTCAAAATTCAAGGTTCTATTATCTATTTTTTCAATTACATATTTAACTATTATTCATAACACTGAAAATTTGTTGCAAAAGAAAAATTAAATATAAAGGGTATAAATTAATAAAAGATGACTAAGAATTTCAATTGTCATA containing:
- the LOC127085407 gene encoding galactoside 2-alpha-L-fucosyltransferase-like produces the protein MQESIHPPTNMKRIHSRNHHDQELLPDSHSRSPSISNRKCSLATSIPLFASLFLITLSLFSLSFILPFSPSTTTSTAITSTTQHQGLNSDPSDSVKFIKDKLLGGLLAAGFDDGSCLSRYHSVKGLSGNPSSYLISRLRKYEALHKKCGPYTESYNKTVKDLSSGQLSESSDCKYVVWISFSGLGNRILTLASAFLYALLTNRVLLVDHGVDMADLFCEPIPDVSWFLPPDFPLNSQFHGFNQKSDQCHGKMLKNKSVTNSKVPSSVYLHLVHDYDDEDKLFFCDEEQNFLQKVPWLLMKTDTYFIPSLFLMSSFDQELSNLFPNKEKVFHFLGRYLFHPTNKVWGFVTRYYEAYLANVDERVGIQIRVFDTRPGPFQYVLDQILACTLKENLLPDVDKKHGITGSFGRSKSKAVLMTSLSSGYFEKIRDMYWEYPTLTGEVIGVYQPSHEGYQQTEKQIHNQKAWAEMYLLSLTDVLVTSSWSTFGYVAQGLGGLKPWILYKPENETAHDPPCRRAMSMEPCFHAPPLYDCKAKRGADTGAVVPHVRHCEDMNWGLKIVDNHG